The genomic window CGTTCCCTCCAAAGGGAAGTCGGGGGCCCGCGTGGGGTCGGGGCCCGTGAGGCGCAGATCAGGGACATCGGTCCGGATTCCGAACACGCCGTGCCCCTGACAAGGCGCTGGGGGGAAGTATTCGGCCGCACCGCCGACCCACGCAAGAGTGCCTTTCGGCCTCTCGGAATCCAACCGGCGCGCCCTCCACGACAGTTGATCTCACCAGGCCATATGTGCGGGTTCTGTGTGAATGCCGAGCGCCTCCCGGAGGAACCTGCCAACGGGTCATCGGAGCAGGCCACAAGAGCCGGGGAGCGCCGAGCACCATCATCGTCGGCCGCAACTGCGAACACCGCCCGAGGCAGCCGGTCGGAGTACCTCGGCCCACCACTCGGAGGTGTCCGGAAGTCATGTGTTGAGCTGTTCAGGTGTTCAGCCCCGCCACACGGTTTCAGGCAGTCCGAGGTGCGAGCGCGGCGTGCCGCCCCGGTACTCCATGCGGAAGACGCCCGCCCCCGGAGCAGCGCCACCACCCGTTCCCCGAACTCGTCGAGCGTCACGAAGTCCAACCCGCCCCGCTCGGCAAGCCTCCCCAACTCGACCGACGCCCCCGCGTCATACACCGCCCGCTGATCAATAGCCGCGGCCAGATGCAACCGCCCCCGACCGTACGACGACCCCATACCGACCACCCTCTCTGCTTGAACCGAGCCCCCAGGGACGCTTCTCCTCACACCGACGCGAGCCGCTCCCCGGTTCCCTGTCTCCACCACAACGGCGATCCACCACAACGGCGATCGGCCACAACGGCGATCGGCCACAACGGCGATCGGCCACAACGGCGGTGACCGGCGGCTGCCGACGGCCGCGCCCCCGTCGGCCACCCCTCACGCGGCGACGCCGCACCCCAGATCGCGCAGAAACGTGAGTACGGCCCGGGCGGTGGCGTCGTTCTGGCGGAAGGCCGGCCCACCCGTGCGCGGCCGGGTGAACGCGCCCGGTGTACGGCCGGCCGTGTACGGCCCGAGCGCGAAGCGCCGAGGGTGGGGGCGCCCGGACCGATCCAGCACGCGCCCGTCCGCGGCGTCGACCGCGACCAGCCCCTCCGCCGTCTCGACGACACCCCCGTCGTCGAACAGCTCGCGCAGCAACGCATCCCGGACCCGCGCGACCGTCGGCTCCGGCAACCGCGCCTCGACCAGCGCCCTCGCCTCGACCGATCCCCCGGGCACGGTGACACTGGACGCCCGGAACACCCCGCCCTCCGCGGCTACGGCCATGTCCGCGCCGACAAAGTTCAGGACGCCGGCCCGCGACAGCGCGAGCATCTGCCGCAGCCTGGGGCCGGGCGGCCCCGAGGCGAGACAGCTGAAGAATCCGTGCCACCAGGACCCGACGTCACCGAGCCGAATCAGCTGCCCGTAGACGGACAACAGCCCGAAGAAGACCGCCAAGTCACCGCTGTGGGCCGGGTCATGGCGGCGCGTCAGGTCAGCCTCGACATGGCCTCGCAGACCGACCTGGAACTCTTCGTACGACCCGTACCGCACCCCCTCCAACGGACGGTCCAGCGCGGCGAGGTCCAGCCGGTCGGCCGCGTCCGGCACCGCCGACGCCACCAGCACCGCCCGCTCCCCCGCGTCCGCCGAGGCCGCGTACTTCTCCTCGAAGGCCGCCCAGGCCATGGCGGTCCGCTCGGCGTGAGCCGTGAACAGCCGGTGGTAGTGCGCGAACCCCAACTCCTTCTCCACCAGCGGCCACACATCCCGCCGGAAGTCGAACCCTCCCGTCCGTGCCAGGAGTTCGTCGACCTCGGCCGGCCCGAAGAACCTCGGCAGCGGCGGCCGTTCACCCTCCAGGTCGTACCCGATCTTCGAGTGGTACGGCACCCCGCGCCGCGACCCGACATACAGCACGGGCTCCCGCCCGGACGGGTGATACGTCAACTCGCCGCCGTCCGGATCACCCTCGTACCGCCCACCGCGCCCCTCCGTCAGCAGCACCATGAGGTCGACGAAGGCGAGCCCGAAACCCCGGACGAGCACGGGTTCACCGGGCGCGAGCCGGGACAGGTCGCTGTCGGCGGTGAAGTCCGGCGGCAGATGAACGAGCCCGTGGGTACGGGCGTACTTCGCCAATCCCCTCTGGCCGTCGTCGAGTTCGGCGTCCAGATGGCCGAGCGCGAGCACGACCAGGTCCGCGAGGAGCGGACGCGGTCGCCCCTCCAGCCACACCTGTTGACGCCCCTCGCGCGGCCCGCTGACCCGCAGCGCGCGCCGCGGGTGATGGTGGACGGTGACCCCTTCGGGCAGCGCGGCCACAGCGCCCTCGTGCACCCAGCGCAGATACGCGCCCTGGATCCGCCGGTCCGGGAAGAACCGCCCGTCGAGCCCGGCCCACTCGTGCAGGGTGGGCCCCTCCCGTACGGGACCGTCCATGCGTACGGTCTCGTCGGTGAACATGGTGACGTCCTCGGCCTGCGAGTTCATCCACAGCAGCGGCGACTGGTCCGCCCGCCAGATACGCCCGGCACCCGGCGGATACGGATCGACAAGATGAATGTCGAAGCCCGCTCCCGCGAACCCGGGCCCGGCCCCGGCGTACAACTCACCTGCATTGGCGGCGATCCGCTCGATCAACCCGGTACCGCGCGGCCCGGCCCCCACGATCACCAATGACGGCCGCGTGGAAAGCGCGGACGGGCGAGAAGAAGAGGAAGAGAGGGAAGGGGAGGAAGAGGCAGACGGCATGCGAAAGGCTCCGTGATGTCCGAGTCGAACACGGGTGCCTTCACACGGAGCGCGTCCATGGGACGTGAACGTGGACGCGCACGACCGAGCCCCTCAGCAGCGGTCTGTGCCGAGAGTACGGGGGCCTTTCCCCTCGCTGTCAAGGGTGTCCGAACTGTGAGCGGTACGTCTCAAGTCGGTTGACGGGCAACCGGATGCCTGTTCCACTTGGGCTCATGCATTCGCAGCAGTGGCTGGTCACGCGCTCCCACATCGACTTCGGTCGAGTGTGGTCCTCATCCTGTTGAGCTGACCCGACCCCACTGCGCGCCGCGATTCCGCGGGGCGCCGTTCGCGTTCTCCCCCTTCGCCTTCACACGCGCCCCCTTCCCCTCGCGCTCTCCCCTCACGCTCAACACTCCTTGATGACGTCCGGCTGCCGTTTCAGCAGTC from Streptomyces sp. DSM 40750 includes these protein-coding regions:
- a CDS encoding FAD/NAD(P)-binding protein codes for the protein MIVGAGPRGTGLIERIAANAGELYAGAGPGFAGAGFDIHLVDPYPPGAGRIWRADQSPLLWMNSQAEDVTMFTDETVRMDGPVREGPTLHEWAGLDGRFFPDRRIQGAYLRWVHEGAVAALPEGVTVHHHPRRALRVSGPREGRQQVWLEGRPRPLLADLVVLALGHLDAELDDGQRGLAKYARTHGLVHLPPDFTADSDLSRLAPGEPVLVRGFGLAFVDLMVLLTEGRGGRYEGDPDGGELTYHPSGREPVLYVGSRRGVPYHSKIGYDLEGERPPLPRFFGPAEVDELLARTGGFDFRRDVWPLVEKELGFAHYHRLFTAHAERTAMAWAAFEEKYAASADAGERAVLVASAVPDAADRLDLAALDRPLEGVRYGSYEEFQVGLRGHVEADLTRRHDPAHSGDLAVFFGLLSVYGQLIRLGDVGSWWHGFFSCLASGPPGPRLRQMLALSRAGVLNFVGADMAVAAEGGVFRASSVTVPGGSVEARALVEARLPEPTVARVRDALLRELFDDGGVVETAEGLVAVDAADGRVLDRSGRPHPRRFALGPYTAGRTPGAFTRPRTGGPAFRQNDATARAVLTFLRDLGCGVAA